The Acetobacter oryzifermentans genomic interval TGTGGCGCCAGAGTGGAAAGACCCCGTAACCGGCAAGGGGCTGGATGCCCTGCTGCAAGGTGTTGCGGGGCAGGAAATACAGCCCGTAAAAGAATAAACTCTTCCGTAGGCGGGGCGGATGCGGTAATATACTCTTTCTGTTCCTGTAAGCATCTATAAGCTGAAACTTGTCTGGAGGCTCTCCGCAATGGCCCGCGTCACCGTTGAAGACTGTGTGGAAAAGGTCCCGAACCGTTTTGAACTGGTGGTCTATGCCGCACAGCGCGCCCGCAATATCTCTCGCGGGGAAGAGCTGACAGTTGATCGGGATAACGATAAAAACCCCGTTGTCGCTCTGCGTGAAATTGCAGACGAAACCGTCTCTCTGCCCGCTCTGCGCAATGATCTGATCCGTTCTCAGGCCCGTGAACCCGAGCCCGAACCCGTGGAAGAAGAAGTGCAGGATCTGGTTCCGACCGAGCAGAACATCTTTGGCTTGCAGGAAGTTTCTGCAGAAGAAGAAGCCGCTGATGATGTGCGGGCTATTGAGGCTGCACTTACCGGTCGCGCACGTCGGTAATTCGGGTGGCGCATACGGGCGGCGATCATTCTCCTCCGGTTCCGGTTTCCGTTAAGGACTCGGGGGAGGGCGTGTTGCAGCCTGTTAAAACAGACGCTTCTGCAGAAAAAACTGCCACACCGGTTTCCGCGCCAGAAAATGGCGGGCGGGGTGAGCTGAACTGCGAGCGTCTGGTTAACCGGGTGCTGACTTACGCACCCAAGGCGGATGTAGAAAGTATCCGCCGTGCTTTTGCGGTAGCCAGCAAAGCGCACGAAAACCAGAAGCGCGATAATGGTGACCCGTACATAATTCACCCGCTTGCCGTGGCCATGATTCTGGCCCGCTTTCGGCTGGATGTGCAGTCTATCTGCACCGCTCTGCTGCATGATACCATAGAAGATACCGGCGTTACCTACGATACGCTTAAGGCGCAGTTCGGCCCCACAGTGGCGGATCTGGTAGATGGCGTAACTAAGCTGACACGGCTGGAACTGCAATCAGACCGCACCAAGCAGGCAGAAAATTTCCGCAAGCTTGTGCTGGCTATGTCCAAGGATATCCGTGTTCTGCTGGTCAAGCTGGCAGACCGGCTGCACAACATGCGCACCCTGCATTTTGTGGAGCGGCAGGATAGGCGGCAGCGTATTGCGCGTGAAACGCTGGATATCTATGCGCCGCTGGCCGAGCGCATTGGTATGGACCGCGTTAAGACAGAGTTGCAAAACCTGTCCTTTGCGCAGCTTGAACCAGAAGCTGATGCCACCATCCGTACGCGCCTGAACTACCTGCGCGGGCAGGGTGCGGATGTTATTGAAGAAGTGCGGCGCGAACTGCTGCGCCTGTGCCATGAAGCCGGGCTGAAGAACGTTCAGGTTTCGGGGCGCGAGAAATCTCCGTATTCCATTTGGGAAAAGATGCAGCGCCGCAATGTGGCGTTTGAGCAGCTTTCAGACATCATGGCTTTCCGTGTGATCGTAGACACGCGGGAGGATTGCTACATGGCGCTGGGTGCCGTGCATGCGGCCTACCCCATGATAGCCGGGCGGTTTAAGGATTATATCTCTACCCCCAAGGCCAACGGATACCAAAGCCTGCATACGGGGGTAACGCTCCGTTCCCCTCGCAACCAGAAAATTGAAGTGCAGATCCGCACGCAGGATATGCACGATGTGGCAGAAAACGGCGTGGCCGCGCACTGGGCCTATAAGGAAGGCACAGGCACGGAAGAAGGCGGCTATGGCGGCTTGCGTCGCCCGCGCTGGGTGCAAGATCTGCTGGAAATTCTGGAAGCTTCATCCGCCCCGGATGAGTTTTTGGAAAACACCAAGCTGGAGCTGTATCAGGATCAGGTTTTCTGCTTCACACCTAAAGGTCAGCTTATTTCTCTGCCACGTGGGGCCACTCCGGTAGATTTTGCCTACGCCGTGCACAGCCATGTGGGTGATACCTGCGTGGGCGCCAAGATCAACGGCCGCCTGATGCCCCTGCGGCATGAGCTGGAAAACGGTGATCAGGTCGAAATCATGACGGCCCGTGGCGGCGCGCCTTCTCCTTCGTGGGAAAGGTTTGTTGTTACCGGCAAGGCGCGTGCGCGCATCCGCCGTTATGTGGCGCAGCAGCAGCGTCAGGTCTCGCTGGATGGCGGGCGTGCCGCGTTGGCTAAAGCCTTCCGTCAGGAAGGTGTGGATGGGTCTGAAAAGATTCTGGAAACCACGCTCAAGCCGCTCAAACAAAGCTCGCTTACAGATCTGTATGTGGCTGTGGGCGCAGGTAATCTGCCCGCGCGGGATGTGGTGCATACAGCGTACCCCGAACTCAAGCGCGTGCAGCGTGTGCCGCGTATGCTTTCTGGCCTGCCCGGTGTGTTGGGTACGGCGGGGCCACGGGCGCGCGGGGCAGGTGGTTCTGGCCGTCGCTCCTCCAACGCTGCGGTGCCGCTGGTGGGGCTGGGTGCTGGTGTGGCTGTGCATTACGCCGCCTGCTGCCACCCTTTGCCGGGGGATAGAATTGTGGGCGTGGTGGCCACGGGCCGCGGTGTGACCATTCACACCCGCACCTGCCAGACGCTGGAAAGTTTTTCCGCAACCCCAGAACGCTTTTTGGATGTGGATTGGGATTACGATGCCATGGCCCGTTCTGGCGGGGCTGGGCAGATGCGGGTTGGCCGTATCAGCATTGTGGCGGAAAACGAGGCCGCTGTGCTGGCCAATATCACCAACTCCATTTCCAAATCTGATGCCGCGATGGTGAACCTTAAAATTGTGCATCGTCAGCTTGATTTCACGGAAATTCTTGTGGACGTGGAAGTGCGGGATCTGCGCCATCTCTCCTCGGTTATTGCCAGCCTGCGTGCTGCCCCGGGCATTACGCAGGCAGATAGGGTAAAATCATGACACTGATTTCCGCCGGGGTGGATCT includes:
- the rpoZ gene encoding DNA-directed RNA polymerase subunit omega, with the translated sequence MARVTVEDCVEKVPNRFELVVYAAQRARNISRGEELTVDRDNDKNPVVALREIADETVSLPALRNDLIRSQAREPEPEPVEEEVQDLVPTEQNIFGLQEVSAEEEAADDVRAIEAALTGRARR
- a CDS encoding RelA/SpoT family protein encodes the protein MAHTGGDHSPPVPVSVKDSGEGVLQPVKTDASAEKTATPVSAPENGGRGELNCERLVNRVLTYAPKADVESIRRAFAVASKAHENQKRDNGDPYIIHPLAVAMILARFRLDVQSICTALLHDTIEDTGVTYDTLKAQFGPTVADLVDGVTKLTRLELQSDRTKQAENFRKLVLAMSKDIRVLLVKLADRLHNMRTLHFVERQDRRQRIARETLDIYAPLAERIGMDRVKTELQNLSFAQLEPEADATIRTRLNYLRGQGADVIEEVRRELLRLCHEAGLKNVQVSGREKSPYSIWEKMQRRNVAFEQLSDIMAFRVIVDTREDCYMALGAVHAAYPMIAGRFKDYISTPKANGYQSLHTGVTLRSPRNQKIEVQIRTQDMHDVAENGVAAHWAYKEGTGTEEGGYGGLRRPRWVQDLLEILEASSAPDEFLENTKLELYQDQVFCFTPKGQLISLPRGATPVDFAYAVHSHVGDTCVGAKINGRLMPLRHELENGDQVEIMTARGGAPSPSWERFVVTGKARARIRRYVAQQQRQVSLDGGRAALAKAFRQEGVDGSEKILETTLKPLKQSSLTDLYVAVGAGNLPARDVVHTAYPELKRVQRVPRMLSGLPGVLGTAGPRARGAGGSGRRSSNAAVPLVGLGAGVAVHYAACCHPLPGDRIVGVVATGRGVTIHTRTCQTLESFSATPERFLDVDWDYDAMARSGGAGQMRVGRISIVAENEAAVLANITNSISKSDAAMVNLKIVHRQLDFTEILVDVEVRDLRHLSSVIASLRAAPGITQADRVKS